CAATTCCTTCATCCTCCTCATTTGTGATCCCATGCAGGCCAAGCTCTTCTCGGAGCTCCAAGCGTCAGTGGACCCAATAAGGAAAGTATATTTCACTCGTATGAGCTACTGTGACTTCAATGTTTTTCCTCTTGCTGATCATCTCTAGAACCATCATGCCATAACTATAGACATCTGATTTGTGAGAAACCCCTCCGATGTTCCTTATGATTAGCTCGGGAGCAATGTATCCGACGGTGCCTCGGGCACCAAGCAATGACACGATGCTCTCTTCTCTTGGGCATATTTTGGCAAGACCAAAGTCGGAAATCTTGGGATGATAGTTTGCATCAAGAAGAATGTTGTGAGGTTTTATGTCGAAGTGCAGGATCCTTGTATTACATCCTCTATGCAAGTACTCTAGCCCATGAGCTATGCCGAGCGAAATCTGGTACATTGTGTCCCAACTCAATTGCTGATCTACCTCCAAAGTGTTACTCCtgttaaatatgaatttttcGAGTGATCCATTGGGCATGAACTCATAAACCAAagctctttttcttccttcaaaaCAAAACCCCAAGAGGTTAACAACATTGATATGAGAAGTCCTACTTATGCTCGCAACTTCATTGAAAAATTCTTCAGCATTGCCTTTCAGCTTCTTTAGAAGCTTTACTGCCACAAATTGATCATCTCGAAGCTTGCCTTTATACACGCAGCCATAGCCTCCCTCACCTaacttttctttgaaagagTTGGTCATCCTCTTGATGTCTTTGTAGGTATATCTTCTTGAAGAGACAAGTCCCTCAATCTTCATTTCGCCATCGAATTGCTCACTCCTATGCTTTATCAAAGCCATAATAATTCTGATCACTCGTTTCTTCCTAAAGGAAAGCATTATAATAAGGGTGATCCCAATTCCAACTCCCGATGCAGCCATTCCTGAAAAAATGGAGAATATTTTTGAACAGCAATCTCACTTCTTCAAGGCTTCTAggatattttggaaatattgaTTCCATTGAGCAACGATGCAAGATTACTGCCAAAAAGTCGCAACAAATTGCGGAGGAGAATATAGAGAAGTGGAAGAGAAAGTCTTGAAATAATTACCTATTCCAATTTTCACTCCAACCCTTTGTTTTCCTGAGACAATAGTCATCAAGAGTGAAAAATGTGTCAACGAATTGCAAACTAATAACTTCAAAGTGTCTAAGAGATATAAAGATCAGGCACATCATGAGGTAATAGATCATTCTgtttcaaggaagaaaaaaaccCCCCGATTGAGTGAAAATATTACAGATTCACCAGTTTGGATCGATTAGTGACATCTTACCAGAGAAATTGGAAACACATGCAAATGGATCTGTGCTTGATTGACTAACAAGTATAGACATTAGCTCAAATCCTTAATTCTAGAGCTATCAGGAAGACAGCAAAAAAATTTATCTGGTTTAGAAGTAGCAAACACACTGCAATATGATCGATGATGTGGTATCAGAGGCGGACACAGATAAAACTTTCTGTGTATTGAATGGGTGGTATATTCTGGACATGTCTCGACTCTTTTAGCCTCTAAGCGGACCTATAGGTTTGACTAGAAGTCGTCCCACAGATAAAACAATTGGGCAGCTCATGTTCAGGCAAGAATGAACACCCAATTGATAACTAGCAAACTATTGCAGAAAGATAGAAACATCAAAATATGAGGTTCCCATAAGATGTCTTGGGGACACAACAGATCGGAGAGTTTTGTTTGCAGCGGTAAGCGAGTCCGCAGTCTAAGCCAAGGCAAAGAAATTGGAAAAGCTTGAGGACATTATCCACATCACGTATAAATGATACAGTTCTTAAATAACAGTAAAAACATTTTCAGTATTTATTTCCCCACTATCATCatgaacaaaattttcattgattgtgcaaagatttaattaagtgtgcAGTTCACCtctatcaataatatatttcaaCTACCCAAATGATCATTTGGTTGTGTTCATAATAAAAGCCCAAGAAGAAACTTGTAGTTTAAGcccaacatttgcaaaattttacgGTGAAGTCGGAGCATCTTCACTCAATTTATTTAACCATTTGATGTTATGGTAGCAGATACCGACCTAAAGAGCTAACTATTAAC
The nucleotide sequence above comes from Eucalyptus grandis isolate ANBG69807.140 chromosome 2, ASM1654582v1, whole genome shotgun sequence. Encoded proteins:
- the LOC104434429 gene encoding LEAF RUST 10 DISEASE-RESISTANCE LOCUS RECEPTOR-LIKE PROTEIN KINASE-like 2.1, whose product is MDLTMSCSSLSLLFFLISLQIHFLAPAASAFPLFQECAPSNCGGQEVSYPFRLDKQPTYCGHPGYELDCDGDSLTLSIESLEYRVIHMNTSTQILVVVRMNLSEDICLETYNETTLDLNLFNYTSNDLNSTLFYNCDSRPNLTLPTSPPYRFSCPNSKDGYFVPGDNLPKPLLSTCSSIVHVPISKSEPLGFPPPSMDGNNNPTISEILNERFEITWILNTSQCESCNKSGGRCGYGWAGQEFCCFCPEGVNSTTCGRPGKQRVGVKIGIGMAASGVGIGITLIIMLSFRKKRVIRIIMALIKHRSEQFDGEMKIEGLVSSRRYTYKDIKRMTNSFKEKLGEGGYGCVYKGKLRDDQFVAVKLLKKLKGNAEEFFNEVASISRTSHINVVNLLGFCFEGRKRALVYEFMPNGSLEKFIFNRSNTLEVDQQLSWDTMYQISLGIAHGLEYLHRGCNTRILHFDIKPHNILLDANYHPKISDFGLAKICPREESIVSLLGARGTVGYIAPELIIRNIGGVSHKSDVYSYGMMVLEMISKRKNIEVTVAHTSEIYFPYWVH